Proteins from a genomic interval of Zingiber officinale cultivar Zhangliang chromosome 1B, Zo_v1.1, whole genome shotgun sequence:
- the LOC122046197 gene encoding aspartic proteinase 36-like, with translation MVVGGRKMRIPLPILLLLLLLSASAAGMFTAQRDSVAFQAGLRLERALPTRGVRLDHLLARDRARHGRSLLGTSGVVDFPVEGSANPFTFGLYYTRVRLGNPARDYYVQIDTGSDVLWVTCSSCDGCPISSGLNIQLNFYEPDKSSTSTVLTCSDDRCTSALQTGEAVCPSGSSRRACSYSFQYGDGSGTAGYYVYDTIYFDTITGDQQSLNSSAQIVFGCSNSQSGDLTKSDKAVGGILGFGQNGLSVISQLSSAGVAPSVFSHCLSSSDSGGGILVLGEIVEPGIVYTPLVPSQPHYNINLESITVNGQALSIDSSVFTTTDTRGTIVDSGTTLAYLAEQAYGPFVNAIIASVSSSVRSISTSGGNECFVTSSSLDESFPSVTLNFKGSVSMSLKPENYLLQQGIDGDTIIWCIGFQNNKGSEITILGDLVLKDKIVVYDLANQRIGWRNYDCSQSVNVSTSSGRNQFLNTGQFNANGVSHMVYHKLLWTSIGFLFLFLFFL, from the exons ATGGTCGTCGGTGGGCGGAAGATGCGGATTCCACTGccgatcctcctcctcctcctcctcctttctgCCTCCGCCGCCGGAATGTTTACCGCTCAGCGCGACTCCGTCGCGTTCCAGGCCGGCCTGAGGCTGGAGCGAGCGCTTCCGACTAGGGGCGTCCGCCTGGATCATCTCCTCGCGCGCGATCGAGCCCGCCATGGCCGGTCCCTGCTGGGCACATCCGGCGTGGTGGATTTCCCCGTCGAGGGCTCCGCCAATCCCTTCACTTTCGG GCTTTATTATACACGCGTGAGACTGGGGAACCCAGCCAGAGACTACTATGTTCAGATCGATACAGGGAGCGACGTCTTGTGGGTGACTTGCAGTTCTTGCGATGGGTGCCCGATATCCAGCGGGTTGAAT ATCCAACTGAACTTCTATGAACCAGACAAGTCATCCACCTCCACAGTTCTTACTTGTTCCGATGATCGTTGCACGTCTGCCCTCCAAACTGGAGAGGCTGTGTGTCCTTCCGGCTCTTCACGTCGTGCTTGCAGTTACTCCTTCCAGTATGGCGATGGGAGTGGAACTGCAGGCTATTATGTATATGATACCATCTACTTTGATACGATTACAGGAGATCAACAGTCATTAAATTCGTCAGCTCAAATTGTTTTCGG ATGCAGCAACTCACAGTCTGGGGATTTGACGAAGTCAGACAAGGCAGTTGGTGGGATTTTAGGGTTCGGGCAGAACGGATTATCTGTCATTTCTCAACTGTCTTCTGCAGGCGTTGCACCTTCAGTTTTCTCTCACTGCCTGAGCAGTTCAGATAGTGGTGGAGGCATTTTGGTGCTGGGAGAGATTGTGGAACCGGGTATTGTCTATACCCCGCTTGTGCCATCCCA GCCTCATTACAATATAAATCTAGAGAGCATCACTGTCAATGGCCAGGCACTGTCCATTGACTCATCAGTGTTCACCACAACAGACACTCGAGGGACCATTGTTGACTCTGGTACCACATTGGCTTACCTTGCTGAACAGGCCTATGGTCCTTTCGTTAACGCA ATAATTGCTTCTGTTTCATCATCGGTGCGATCAATCTCTACTTCCGGTGGAAACGAGTGTTTTGTGACTTCCAGCAG TCTTGATGAATCATTTCCTTCTGTTACACTGAACTTTAAGGGCAGTGTTTCCATGTCACTAAAGCCTGAGAACTATCTATTACAGCAAGGGATTGAC GGTGATACTATCATATGGTGTATAGGCTTtcaaaacaacaaaggttcaGAAATAACCATTCTAGGAG ACCTTGTTCTAAAGGATAAGATAGTTGTTTATGATTTGGCTAATCAGCGCATAGGCTGGAGGAATTATGATT gTTCTCAGTCTGTCAATGTTAGTACATCATCTGGCAGGAATCAGTTCCTAAACACTGGGCAATTCAATGCTAATGGAGTATCACACATGGTCTACCACAAGCTTCTATGGACCAGCATAGGATTTTTGTTCTTGTTTCTGTTCTTTCTCTAA
- the LOC122046191 gene encoding plasma membrane ATPase 1-like: MAEKAVDMDAVLKEAVDLENIPLEEVFDNLRCGPGGLTSEQALQRLEIFGPNKLEEKQESKFLKFLGFMWNPLSWVMEAAAIMAIALANGGGKPPDWQDFVGIITLLIINSTISFIEENNAGNAAAALMARLAPKAKVLRDGKWNEEDAAVLVPGDIISIKLGDIVPADARLLEGDPLKIDQSALTGESLPVTKGPGDGVYSGSTCKQGEIEAVVIATGVHTFFGKAAHLVDSTNQVGHFQKVLTAIGNFCICSIAVGMCVEIIVMYPIQHRAYRPGIDNLLVLLIGGIPIAMPTVLSVTMAIGSHRLSQQGAITKRMTAIEEMAGMDVLCSDKTGTLTLNKLTVDKNLIEVFSRDVNQDTVILMAARASRTENQDAIDTAIVGMLADPKEARAGIQEVHFLPFNPTDKRTALTYIDGEGKMHRVSKGAPEQILNLSHNKLEIERRVHAVIDKFADRGLRSLAVAYQEVPEGRKESPGSPWHFIGLLPLFDPPRHDSAETIRRALNLGVNVKMITGDQLAIGKETGRRLGMGTNMYPSSALLGQNKDESIAALPVDELIEKADGFAGVFPEHKYEIVKRLQARKHICGMTGDGVNDAPALKKADIGIAVADATDAARSASDIVLTEPGLSVIISAVLTSRAIFQRMKNYTIYAVSITIRIVLGFMLLALIWKFDFPPFMVLIIAILNDGTIMTISKDRVKPSPLPDSWKLAEIFTTGIVLGSYLAMMTVIFFWAAYDTDFFHRVFKVENLEKTAQDDFKKLASAVYLQVSIISQALIFVTRSRSWSFVERPGLLLVTAFLVAQLIATLIAVYADWGFASIKGIGWGWAGVIWLYNLIFYFPLDIIKFFIRYALSGKAWDLVIEQRTAFTRKKDFGREERELKWAHAQRTLHGLQPPDTKMFSERSTVTELNQIAEEARRRAEIARFRELTTLKGHVESVVRLKGLDLATIPQSYTV, encoded by the exons ATGGCCGAGAAGGCGGTGGACATGGACGCCGTCCTCAAGGAGGCTGTGGACCTG GAAAACATACCTTTGGAGGAGGTGTTTGATAACTTGCGATGCGGCCCTGGAGGCCTCACCTCCGAGCAGGCCCTTCAGCGCCTCGAAATCTTCGGCCCCAACAAGCTCGAGGAGAAGCAG GAGAGCAAGTTTCTCAAGTTCTTGGGGTTCATGTGGAACCCGCTTTCCTGGGTTATGGAGGCCGCCGCCATCATGGCCATCGCCCTTGCCAACGGAGGG GGAAAGCCTCCAGATTGGCAGGACTTTGTTGGGATTATCACTCTTCTTATCATCAACTCCACCATCAGCTTCATCGAAGAGAACAACGCCGGCAACGCAGCTGCCGCCCTCATGGCTCGCCTCGCTCCCAAGGCCAAG GTGTTGAGGGATGGCAAATGGAACGAGGAAGATGCAGCAGTCCTTGTCCCAGGAGACATCATAAGCATTAAGCTTGGGGATATTGTTCCTGCTGATGCCCGCCTCCTTGAAGGGGACCCTTTGAAAATTGATCAG AGTGCCTTGACTGGAGAATCATTACCAGTCACGAAAGGCCCTGGTGATGGAGTTTATTCTGGATCTACTTGCAAGCAGGGTGAGATTGAGGCTGTTGTTATTGCCACTGGTGTGCATACATTCTTTGGAAAGGCTGCCCACCTCGTAGATTCAACAAATCAAGTTGGTCACTTCCAAAAG GTGTTGACTGCAATTGGAAACTTCTGTATTTGTTCAATTGCGGTGGGAATGTGTGTTGAGATCATTGTTATGTATCCGATCCAGCATCGTGCTTATCGGCCTGGAATTGACAATCTTCTGGTTCTTCTCATTGGAGGGATTCCCATAGCCATGCCTACTGTTCTGTCAGTCACAATGGCAATTGGCTCTCACCGGTTATCTCAGCAG GGGGCCATTACAAAGAGAATGACTGCTATTGAAGAAATGGCAGGTATGGATGTGCTTTGTAGTGATAAGACTGGGACTCTGACACTAAACAAGCTGACAGTTGACAAGAACCTTATTGAG gttttctcaaGAGATGTAAACCAGGACACTGTGATTTTAATGGCTGCTAGAGCCTCTAGAACGGAAAATCAAGATGCTATAGACACTGCTATAGTTGGGATGCTTGCTGACCCAAAGGAG GCCCGAGCTGGTATTCAAGAAGTGCACTTTCTGCCATTTAATCCAACAGACAAGAGGACTGCTTTAACCTACATTGATGGCGAAGGGAAAATGCATCGGGTCAGCAAAGGTGCACCAGAGCAG ATTCTAAATCTTTCACATAACAAGTTGGAGATAGAGCGTCGTGTTCATGCAGTTATTGACAAATTTGCAGACCGTGGGCTTCGGTCACTGGCAGTAGCATATCAG GAAGTTCCAGAGGGACGGAAAGAGAGTCCAGGAAGTCCTTGGCACTTCATTGGTCTTCTGCCACTGTTTGATCCCCCTAGACATGATAGTGCAGAGACAATTAGGAGGGCACTAAATCTTGGCGTCAATGTCAAAATGATCACAG GTGATCAGCTGGCAATCGGAAAGGAGACAGGCCGGCGCTTAGGTATGGGTACAAACATGTACCCTTCATCTGCCTTGTTGGGGCAGAACAAAGATGAATCTATTGCTGCTTTGCCAGTTGATGAATTAATAGAGAAAGCTGATGGCTTTGCTGGTGTCTTTCCAG aGCACAAGTATGAGATTGTTAAACGTTTGCAAGCAAGGAAACATATTTGTGGTATGACTGGTGATGGAGTGAATGACGCTCCTGCCCTCAAGAAGGCTGATATTGGAATAGCGGTTGCGGATGCAACTGATGCAGCGCGTAGTGCTTCAGATATTGTGCTTACTGAACCTGGCCTGAGTGTTATTATCAGTGCTGTCCTTACGAGTCGAGCAATATTCCAGAGGATGAAGAACTATACA ATATATGCAGTCTCCATTACAATTCGGATAGTG CTGGGCTTTATGCTGCTTGCGCTAATATGGAAGTTTGACTTTCCACCCTTCATGGTCCTTATCATTGCCATTCTCAATGATG GTACCATAATGACCATTTCGAAGGATAGGGTCAAACCATCCCCTCTCCCTGACAGCTGGAAGCTGGCTGAGATTTTCACAACAGGAATCGTACTTGGTAGTTACCTGGCAATGATGACGGTCATTTTCTTCTGGGCTGCATATGACACTGACTTCTTCCAT AGAGTATTTAAAGTCGAAAACCTCGAGAAAACAGCACAGGACGACTTCAAAAAGCTTGCTTCTGCTGTCTACCTCCAAGTCAGCATTATCAGTCAAGCACTCATCTTTGTGACAAGATCTCGTAGTTGGTCCTTTGTCGAAAGGCCTGGCTTGTTGCTTGTGACGGCTTTCCTTGTTGCACAGCTG ATTGCCACACTCATTGCTGTATATGCTGACTGGGGTTTTGCTTCAATTAAAGGGATAGGATGGGGTTGGGCTGGTGTTATTTGGCTTTACAACCTCATCTTCTACTTCCCGCTTGATATCATCAAATTCTTTATCCGATATGCTCTGAGTGGAAAGGCATGGGATCTGGTCATCGAGCAAAGG ACTGCTTTCACAAGAAAGAAAGACTTCGGAAGGGAAGAAAGGGAACTCAAGTGGGCTCATGCTCAGAGAACCTTGCATGGACTGCAGCCCCCTGACACCAAGATGTTTAGCGAGAGATCCACTGTGACTGAACTTAATCAGATAGCGGAAGAGGCCAGAAGGCGTGCTGAGATTGCAAG GTTTAGGGAATTAACCACATTGAAAGGGCATGTGGAGTCTGTGGTGAGGCTGAAGGGGTTGGACCTTGCCACCATTCCACAATCCTACACTGTCTAA